From the Colletotrichum lupini chromosome 10, complete sequence genome, one window contains:
- a CDS encoding methyltransferase domain-containing protein: MADQPVVSSTPPRSPVLAVEAASPTTTPATAAQSPPAVALTATSPSSGQSPGAAPVEGPPDTASQSQNAVVEAQDETDDGSDGYQSASERESNASTTLASTIRDFNFENKRRYHKFKEGRYAFPNDDAEQEREDMKHSMVVTLCGGALHNAPLENPQKILDVGTGTGIWAIDMGDEYPEAEVTGIDLSPIQPPYVPANVAFIVDDAEAEWLHPENSLDYVHVRNMGAAIKDWEKLLAQAFRALKPGGWIELQEMKWNFNCDDDTMSPDYALTKMMKLVWEGLGKFGIEADVADVNPKRIDDAGFINLVQDVQKVPVGEWPKREDLKMIGAYCKAVLYDGIHGVTMGPLTRGLGWSAPEVEIFLIDVRKDLLNTGIHSYVFYHSVAGQKPRESAA, translated from the exons ATGGCTGATCAACCGGTTGTTTCAAGCACACCTCCGAGATCCCCTGTACTAGCGGTAGAGGCAGCATCTCCAACAACTACACCAGCCACCGCCGCACAGTCACCTCCGGCTGTGGCCTTGACGGCCACTTCGCCGAGCTCTGGCCAATCGCCTGGGGCTGCACCAGTAGAGGGACCACCAGACACGGCTTCTCAGTCGCAAAATGCAGTTGTTGAGGCCCAAGACGAGACCGATGATGGTAGTGACGGCTACCAATCTGCGTCCGAAAGAGAGTCCAACGCATCAACTACGCTGGCATCCACAATTCGTGATTTCAACTTTGAAAACAAAAGGAGATACCACAAGTTCAAAGAAGGCAGATATGCATTTCCTAACGACGATGCTGAGCAAGAAAGGGAGGATATGAAGCACTCCATGGTTGTCACACTCTGCGGCGGGGCACTGCACAATGCGCCCCTCGAGAATCCTCAGAAAATCCTGGATGTCGGAACCGGGACTGGCATTTGGGCAATTGACA TGGGTGACGAATATCCGGAAGCAGAGGTTACGGGAATTGATCTCAGCCCTATTCAACCTCCATATGTCCCAGCTAATGTTGCTTTCATCGTCGACGATGCTGAAGCCGAATGGTTGCACCCAGAAAACTCTCTTGATTACGTTCATGTTCGAAACATGGGAGCTGCAATCAAAGACTGGGAAAAACTCCTTGCCCAAGCGTTTCG CGCCTTGAAACCAGGAGGCTGGATCGAACTCCAGGAGATGAAGTGGAACTTCAATTGCGACGATGACACAATGTCCCCTGACTATGCCCTCACTAAGATGATGAAGCTTGTTTGGGAAGGCCTCGGGAAGTTTGGCATCGAAGCAGATGTTGCCGACGTCAACCCCAAGCGTATCGACGACGCGGGCTTTATCAATCTAGTACAAGATGTTCAAAAGGTTCCCGTGGGCGAGTGGCCAAAGAGAGAAGATCTGAAAATGATCGGAGCATACTGTAAAGCTGTTCTCTACGACGGCATACATGGAGTCACGATGGGGCCACTTACACGAGGCCTGGGATGGTCTGCTCCTGAGGTCGAGATTTTCCTGATTGATGTACGAAAGGATCTACTCAATACTGGCATCCATTCGTATGTGTTCTACCACTCCGTTGCAGGACAGAAACCGAGGGAGAGTGCCGCTTGA